The genomic stretch GCTCTTGACGCTCTCCTCCCAGGTGGCCTCCCCGACGTGCTCGAGGACCACGTGGGCGCCCTCCCGGCCCGTCAGCTCGCGCACCCGGCCGCTGATGGACTCCTCCCGGTAGTTGATGACCTCGTCCGCCCCCAGGGCCCGCGCCCTCGCCGCCTTGTCGGCGGTGCTGGTCGCGGCGATCACCCGCGCCCCGAGGAGCTTACCGATCTGGATGGCCGCCGTGCCCACCCCGCTCCCGGCGCCCTGGACGAGGAGGGTCTCCCCGGCCCGTAGGCCCGCCCGCTCGGTCAGCATCCGCCAGGCGGTGATGAAGACGATGGGCACCGCCGCCCCCTCCTCGAAGGAGAGCGAATCCGGCAGGGAGAGCAGGTTTGAGAAGGGGATGCAGATGAACTCGCAGCAGGCGCCGTTCGTCTGCTCCCCGATGATGGAGAAGGCGCCCGGCGGGGGATCGTCCGCCAGGAAATGCGGCACCCCGCCGTAGCCGGCGAGGGGGTAGCCGATCACCCTTTGCCCTTCCTTCGGGGCGGCCGCCCCCGCCAGCCGGGCCACCCCCGGCCCCAGGGCCCGGACCACCCCGGTGAAGTCGCTCCCCCCGATGTGGGGCATCTCGATCTTGAGGCCCGGCAGCCCCCGGCGCATCCAGAGGTCCAGGTGGTTGAGCCCCACCGCCCTGACCTCGACGAGCGCCTCGCCCGGGCCGGGCTCAGGCCGGGGGACCTCCTCCACCCGGAGGACCTCGGGCCCCCCGTGCTCGTGGAAACGCACCGCCTTCATGAATTCCTCCCGCGCCATCGCCTGTGAGGGTTGGCCGGCCGGCCCCGAATGCTTTACCACCCCGGCCCCATGCAGGGCAAGGGAGGGGGGCGCCGAAAGGATTATCAATTTGAGGGTTGGCTGGTCAGTAAGGGCGAGGCATGCCTCGCCCTTACGTATGGGGGCACGCGTCATCGTAGGGGCGTATTGCAATACGCCCCTACGCAATGGCGGATTCACCGCCGGTATCTTCCAAATCGGGCGGGAAGGGCGAGAAGAGGGTCTGCCCGGCGAGGGTTTCGTCCCGGCCGATCCAGTCCCGCAGGGGGCGGAGGGCGGCGCTCAGAGGAGCCCGCCCCTCCCGGTAGCGCTCGATTGCCCGAAGGAAGCGCGCCCGCTCGCTTGGCCGCAGGGGCGAGCCGGCCGCCCCTACGGATTGGCGGAGCACATCCGCGGCCGAGGCCCGCCGGGCGGGCCGCGCCAGGGCGGCGTGGAGGTGGCGTTCATATTCTTCCATCGCCTCGGGCAGCGGCCGCCGCTTGCGGTTCGCGGCGATTTTCTCCAGCGCCTTCGCCTCCCTCTTGTGGCGGGCCAGGAGGAGGAGCCGGTTCGCCTCCTGGAAGCGCGCGAGCGCGGCCGCCGAGGGCCGCTCCTTCACCGCCCGGAAGCGGGCCAGCGCGAAGAGCCGGGTGAGGAAGCGCTCGCGGATGAGGGGATTGCCGAGCCGCGCTTCGTCTTCCACCGCCAAGCCCGGGAAGCGCGCGAGCGCCTCCTCGGCGAAGAAACCCGCCCCCTTGCCGATGGGTTTAGCCGCCTCCGCCCCGGCGTAGCGCTTCACGTCCCCAATCCCGCACGAGGGGGAGCGGCTCTTCAGGATGAAGCCGTCCGCGCCCCCGAGCCCGCCCAGGAACTTCTCCGCGAAGCGGCGCATGGCCCGGGTCAGGTCCCGCCCCGTCGCGGGCTGGAGGAGGGTTCTCTCCCCGCCCCTTTCGATGACGCGGATGGGGTCGCGCGGGACGCCGAGCCCGATCTCCACCTCCGGGCACACGGGCCGGAGCTCCACGTGGGCCGCGAGCTTTCGAAGGAAGGGGAACGGGATGCGCTCCCCGTCGTACCGGCAGGGCGCCAGCTCCAGGCACTGGCTTAGGACGACCACGGGGCGGGGGAACTTCCTCATCGGCCGTCCCCCGCGCAGCGGAAGCCCACCATGTCCAGGCCGATGTCGGCCGGGTTGGCGTGGCGGTAGCTCGCGCGCAGGCACCAGGGGTTGTTGCCCCAGCCGCCCCCGCGCAGGGCGACGAGGCGGGGCTTTCCCGGGAAGGGGCTCGCCGTCCACTCCCAGACGTTCCCCGCCATGTCGAGGAGGCCGAAGGGGGAGGCGCCCGCCGGGAAGCTTCCGATCGGAGCGGTCCTGAGGTGGCCGTCGCTCGCGTCGGCCGCGCAGCAAGGAACCGTGCCGAAGTTGGCGCGGCGTCCGCCCTCCTGCCGCGGCGGCGCGTCGCCCCAGGGATAGCGGCGGCCGTCCGCCCCCCGGGCGGCGAATTCCCACTCCTCCTCGGCCGGCAGGCGCAGGCCCGCCCAGCGGCAGAAGGCGGCCGCGTCGCGCGCGCTCACCTGGACGGCGGGGTGAGTCTCCCGCCCCTCGGCCGAGTCGCCGGGGCCGTGGGGATGGCGCCAGTCGGCGCCCCGGACCTCGCGCCAGCGGCCGTCCCACACGTGGCCGAAGCCCGCGCGCTCGGGGTCGGTGAGGTGGCCTGCCGCCTGGACGAAGGCGGCGAATTGGCGGTTCGTCACCTCGTGTTTCATCATGCGGAAGGGCCGGACCGTCACCCGCCGCGGCGCTTCGTCCGGCTCGCCGCGGGGATCGCCCATCGTGAAGGCGCCGCCCGGGATGTCCACCAGCTCCAGCGCGGCCGAGGCGTGGGCGCGGTGCGCCGCCGCGGGGAGCAGGAACAGGAGGGCGGGGAGCAGGCACCGGCCGAGCAGGACGATGGGGCGGGGCATGGGGAGGGGTCCGGCGAAAGAGGAACCAAGAGTCTATCTCCTTACGGTCTTACCATAGCACAGGTGAATTTTGAGCTAGGCGCTCAAGGACTAGGGATCACACTTTTACTCTATGATTTTTTCACACGAAGGAGATAGAACGAAGGGTCCGGAAACGCCAGCCTGTCATTCCGAAGAAGCGAAGCGACTGAGGAATCCGCTTTTGTCTTGCGGTGTCATGCTGAGCGGAGCGAAGCATCTTCGTCAGCGGCTACCCGCGTAGATTCTTCGCTCCCTCCGGTCGCTCAGAATGACAACTTTTTCGCAGAAGCAGATTCCTCGCTACGCTCGGAATGACGACCTCGGAATCCATCCCTTTTCTTTCATACCCGTTAGACTTACTCGGCCCGCCCCCTCAACTCCTCACGGTCCGCGCCGCTCCGCCCGGATCTGGGCGAGGACGCGCTCCTCGTCGCGGGCCGCGTCGAGGGCCATCGAGATGTCCCGCACGTAGTAGCCCATCCCGGCCAGCATGGCGAGGAAGGCCAGGACGAAGCAGAAGATGGCGGCGCCGTTGGCCGGGGGCCACAGCACGGCGAGCCCGAGGAGCAGGCACGTCGCGAGGGTCAGGATGATGCTGGCCAGCACCCACAGGAGGGCGTTGCGGACCACGATCACGTGCCGGGTGACGGCTTCAATCTGCCGGTCGAGCACCTGGGCCTCGGCGTGCTCCCCCAGGCGCTCCTTCTGGTGGCGCTCCCAGTGGAAGCCCCGCAGGCGGGTGATGATGCCCATCATGCGCGTGTTGATGGAGAGGGCCAGCAGCCCCGCCGCCGAGATGAAGATGGCGGGCGAGAGGAGAGCCGCCACCAGCTGTGCCCCGGTCATCACGGCCTCCTAGAAAGGGGCTCCTTTTGACATACTATTTGTAGTATATATCGATCATCGCGCGTGGGGCTGGCCTGACGCTCCCGGGATTCCATGAAGGGCAGGCGAGGACAGATGAAACGGCATGTCGCCCCCGTCCGGTTCGAGACTTTGGGGCGGATGGTGCGGGAGAACGCCGCCCGCCGGTCTCACCGGTCCGCCATTCTATGGGAAGCGGGCGGCGCGGGGGCCGCCTCCGGCCTGGGGGCGCCATCGGGCGGCGGAGGCGAGGACCGCCACCTCACCCACGTGGCGCTGAACGCGGCGGTCAACCGCTTCGCCTCCGCCCTCGCCCGGCGGGGAGCGGGCCGGGGAGACCGCGTCGCCCTGCTGGTCGGAAACCGCCCGGAATTCGTCGTCGCCTACTACGGCGCGGCCAAGGCGGGCGCCGTGAGCGTTCCCCTGAACACCCGCCTCTCGGGCCGGGAGCTCGCCTATATCCTGGCTGACTCGGGGGCCTCGCTCCTCGTGGCGCAAGAGGACTTCTGGCCCGCCCTCGCCGGGCGCCGCGCGGAGCTCTCCGCTCTGCGGGAGGTGGTCTGGGTCGGAGAGGCCGGCCCCCCGGCGGGCGCCCGCCCCTTCGAGGCTTTCCTGGCGGAGGGAGAAGAGGCCGAGCCCGAAGAAGCCGCCTCGTCCGGCGCCCTGGCCTCGATTTGCTACACCTCGGGCACCACGGGCCTGCCCAAGGGGGCGCTCCTCACCCACCGGAACATCCTGGTGAACGGGAGGAACTGCGAGGCCGTCTTCCGGTGCACCGAGAGCGACCGCACCCTCGTCGCCGTCCCCCTCTTTCACGTGACGGGCCTGACGAGCCAGCTCATCGCCATGGGCTACGTCGGCGCCTCCTGCGTCCTGATGTCGCGCTACAAGACCGAAGAAGTGATGCGCCTCATCGAGAAGTTCCGCGTCACCCACCTCATCGCCGCCCCCACCATCTTCGTCCTCATGCTCCTGCACGAGCGGTGCGCCGGTTACGACATGGACTGCCTCCGCATCGCCTCCTACGGGGGCGGGCCCATCGCCCCCGAGACCGTCCGGGGGATCAAGGCCCGCTTCCCCCGCGCCGAGGCCATCCAGCTCTACGGGCTCACCGAGACGAGCGGGATGGTGACCTATCACCCCGACGAAATGGCGCTCGCCAAGCCCACCTCGGTCGGCAGGCTCGCCCCCGAGTGCGAGCTTTGCACGGTGGACGAAGATGACAACCCCCTCCCTCCCGGCGGGGTGGGCGAACTCTGCGCGCGGGCGCCGAACGTGGTCTCGGGCTACTGGAACAAAGAAGAGGCGACGGCGGAGGCCATGCGGGGCGGCTGGTTCCACACCGGCGACCTCGCCCGCTACGACGCGGACGGCTACTACTACATCCTGGACCGCAAGAAGGACATGATCTGCCGCGGGGCCGAGAACATCTACAGCAAGGAGGTCGAGGACGTCCTCTACACCCACCCGGCGGTCATGGAAGCGGCCCTGTACGGCGTGCCCGACCGGGTCTTCGGGGAGGTGCCCCGGGCGGCGGTGGTCCTCAGGCCCGGCAAGTCCGCGGAGGAGGAGGAGATCCGCGCCTTCTGCGCGGGCCGGCTCGCCGACTACAAGATCCCCACCAAGGTGCGCTTCCTCGCCGAGCTGCCCAAGAACGCAAACGGCAAGATTCTCAAGCGCGCCCTGCGCGAGTCGGACCCCGGCCTCCAGGCGGGCCGAGTCTGAGGCCGGCGCGTCCGCTCAAATCACCGGCGTTTCCCGGTAGGTTCCCCAGACCCCCTTCAGGGTCTCAACGATCTCGCCCATCGAGGCCTTCGCCTTCACCAGTTCGATGGTGACGGGCATGATGTTCTCGTCTTCATCCCGCGCGACGCGTTCGAGCTCCGCCAGCAGACGCCCGACCCCCTCGTTGTCCCTCTCTCGGCGCACCCGCCGGAGGTTTTCGATCTGGCGGTGTTCCGTCTCCGGATCGTACGGGTGGGTTTCGATGCCGGCCGTTTCTTCTTCTTCGACGTACCGGTTGACGCCGATGACCGGGCGCTCGCCGCTGGCCTTTCGGAGGGCGAAGTCGTATGCCGAATCGGCAATCTCTTTTTGGAACCAGCCGTTCTCGATGGCCTTGATGGTGCCGCCCATCGCGTCCACCTTTTCGAGAATCTCGAAGATCCGCCGTTCCATCTCGGTGGTCAGGCTCTCCACGAAGTAGGAGCCGCCGAGGGGATCGATGACGGAGGTGACGTTGGTCTCATCCGCCACCACCTGCTGGGTCCGGAGCGCCAGTTTCATGGCCTCCTCGGTGGGGATGGCGAAGGCCTCGTCGAGGCCGTTGGTGTGCAGGCTCTGTGCGCCGCCGAGCACCGCCGCCAGCGCCTGGTAGGCGGTGCGGATCAGGTTGACCTTGTACTGCGGCCGGGTGAGCGTCGCAGCCGCTGTCTGGCAGTGGAACCTCATGCGCATGGACTCGGGCCTCTCGGCGCCGAAGCGCTCCCTCATGATCTTCGCGTAGACGCGGCGCGCGGCACGGAACTTGGCCACCTCCTCGAAGAAATCGGCTTGGCACACGAAGAAAAACGAGAGCCTCGGCGCGAAGTCGTCCACATGTGCCCCCGCCTTCACCACTTCTTCCACGTAGGCGATGGTGTTGGCTAGGGTGAACGCCGCCTCCTGCAGCGCCGTCGCGCCCGCCTCGGACATGTGATAGCCGGAGATATTGACGGGGTTGTAACGCTTCATGTGCCGCGTGGCATAGAGGATTGTGTCGCGGACGAGCCGTATGGAAGGGCGGACGGGGTAAATCCACTCCTTTTGGGCGATGTACTCCTTGAGGATGTCGTTCTGGATGGTGCCCGAGAGCCGGTTGAGGTCGTCGCCCCGTTTCTGCGCCAGGGCCACGTACATGGCGAGCAGGATCCAGGCGCTGGGATTGATGGTCATGGACACCGAGATTTGGGTCAGGTCTATCCCCTCGAAAAGGGCCTCCATGTCCTCCAGGGTGTCCACCGCCACCCCTTCCCGGCCCACCTCG from Candidatus Tectomicrobia bacterium encodes the following:
- a CDS encoding zinc-binding dehydrogenase gives rise to the protein MKAVRFHEHGGPEVLRVEEVPRPEPGPGEALVEVRAVGLNHLDLWMRRGLPGLKIEMPHIGGSDFTGVVRALGPGVARLAGAAAPKEGQRVIGYPLAGYGGVPHFLADDPPPGAFSIIGEQTNGACCEFICIPFSNLLSLPDSLSFEEGAAVPIVFITAWRMLTERAGLRAGETLLVQGAGSGVGTAAIQIGKLLGARVIAATSTADKAARARALGADEVINYREESISGRVRELTGREGAHVVLEHVGEATWEESVKSAAYHGRIVICGATTGFQGKTNLTVLFAKQLSLLGSTMGSLPSFKKVLGFLAKGRLRPVVDRVLPLEECRRGHEILEAGEQFGKIVLRAGG
- a CDS encoding DUF1722 domain-containing protein, coding for MRKFPRPVVVLSQCLELAPCRYDGERIPFPFLRKLAAHVELRPVCPEVEIGLGVPRDPIRVIERGGERTLLQPATGRDLTRAMRRFAEKFLGGLGGADGFILKSRSPSCGIGDVKRYAGAEAAKPIGKGAGFFAEEALARFPGLAVEDEARLGNPLIRERFLTRLFALARFRAVKERPSAAALARFQEANRLLLLARHKREAKALEKIAANRKRRPLPEAMEEYERHLHAALARPARRASAADVLRQSVGAAGSPLRPSERARFLRAIERYREGRAPLSAALRPLRDWIGRDETLAGQTLFSPFPPDLEDTGGESAIA
- a CDS encoding formylglycine-generating enzyme family protein, whose translation is MPRPIVLLGRCLLPALLFLLPAAAHRAHASAALELVDIPGGAFTMGDPRGEPDEAPRRVTVRPFRMMKHEVTNRQFAAFVQAAGHLTDPERAGFGHVWDGRWREVRGADWRHPHGPGDSAEGRETHPAVQVSARDAAAFCRWAGLRLPAEEEWEFAARGADGRRYPWGDAPPRQEGGRRANFGTVPCCAADASDGHLRTAPIGSFPAGASPFGLLDMAGNVWEWTASPFPGKPRLVALRGGGWGNNPWCLRASYRHANPADIGLDMVGFRCAGDGR
- a CDS encoding DUF2721 domain-containing protein; this translates as MTGAQLVAALLSPAIFISAAGLLALSINTRMMGIITRLRGFHWERHQKERLGEHAEAQVLDRQIEAVTRHVIVVRNALLWVLASIILTLATCLLLGLAVLWPPANGAAIFCFVLAFLAMLAGMGYYVRDISMALDAARDEERVLAQIRAERRGP
- a CDS encoding long-chain-fatty-acid--CoA ligase, giving the protein MKRHVAPVRFETLGRMVRENAARRSHRSAILWEAGGAGAASGLGAPSGGGGEDRHLTHVALNAAVNRFASALARRGAGRGDRVALLVGNRPEFVVAYYGAAKAGAVSVPLNTRLSGRELAYILADSGASLLVAQEDFWPALAGRRAELSALREVVWVGEAGPPAGARPFEAFLAEGEEAEPEEAASSGALASICYTSGTTGLPKGALLTHRNILVNGRNCEAVFRCTESDRTLVAVPLFHVTGLTSQLIAMGYVGASCVLMSRYKTEEVMRLIEKFRVTHLIAAPTIFVLMLLHERCAGYDMDCLRIASYGGGPIAPETVRGIKARFPRAEAIQLYGLTETSGMVTYHPDEMALAKPTSVGRLAPECELCTVDEDDNPLPPGGVGELCARAPNVVSGYWNKEEATAEAMRGGWFHTGDLARYDADGYYYILDRKKDMICRGAENIYSKEVEDVLYTHPAVMEAALYGVPDRVFGEVPRAAVVLRPGKSAEEEEIRAFCAGRLADYKIPTKVRFLAELPKNANGKILKRALRESDPGLQAGRV
- a CDS encoding methylmalonyl-CoA mutase family protein, producing MAVEQFEKVFSEWEANELASFLSRQPENKGKYETASGIPLKRIYTGLDAAQAPIEDIGLPGQYPFTRGPYPTMYRGQLWTKRQIAGYGTGADTNARFKYLISQGQTGLSTDFDMPTLMGYDSDHPMSHGEVGREGVAVDTLEDMEALFEGIDLTQISVSMTINPSAWILLAMYVALAQKRGDDLNRLSGTIQNDILKEYIAQKEWIYPVRPSIRLVRDTILYATRHMKRYNPVNISGYHMSEAGATALQEAAFTLANTIAYVEEVVKAGAHVDDFAPRLSFFFVCQADFFEEVAKFRAARRVYAKIMRERFGAERPESMRMRFHCQTAAATLTRPQYKVNLIRTAYQALAAVLGGAQSLHTNGLDEAFAIPTEEAMKLALRTQQVVADETNVTSVIDPLGGSYFVESLTTEMERRIFEILEKVDAMGGTIKAIENGWFQKEIADSAYDFALRKASGERPVIGVNRYVEEEETAGIETHPYDPETEHRQIENLRRVRRERDNEGVGRLLAELERVARDEDENIMPVTIELVKAKASMGEIVETLKGVWGTYRETPVI